Proteins from one Thermosipho japonicus genomic window:
- a CDS encoding ferritin family protein, protein MTINELLGVALKIEGAGYSYYEKLSNVSSGTLKDLFLELANEEREHAKIFEEILSNFKDEKNLNLNEEEIGYLKAFADDVIFPKLNIEKIPTSVKDAIKFAIEVEKDSIIFYNDIKMLVPDNSAIEKVIEEEKKHMKKLILRLREDDEFDIYSEGSKI, encoded by the coding sequence ATGACAATCAATGAACTTTTGGGGGTTGCATTAAAAATTGAAGGTGCAGGCTATTCCTATTACGAAAAACTTTCAAATGTGTCAAGCGGAACTCTAAAGGACTTATTTCTTGAACTTGCAAATGAAGAAAGAGAACATGCAAAGATATTTGAAGAAATTCTATCAAACTTTAAAGATGAAAAAAACTTAAATCTCAACGAAGAAGAAATTGGCTATTTAAAAGCATTTGCAGATGATGTAATATTTCCAAAATTAAATATTGAAAAAATTCCAACAAGTGTAAAAGATGCAATTAAATTTGCAATTGAGGTTGAAAAAGACTCTATAATATTCTATAACGATATTAAAATGCTTGTTCCTGACAATAGCGCAATTGAAAAAGTTATTGAAGAAGAAAAAAAGCACATGAAAAAACTCATTCTTAGATTAAGAGAAGACGATGAATTTGACATTTACAGTGAGGGTAGTAAAATATAA